The Terrirubrum flagellatum nucleotide sequence GCCGGTCTATGCGATCCTGCTGATTCTCGACGCCGGGCTGTTCGCGGCCTCGGCGACGAAATTCCTCGATGGCGGCTGGCTGCCCGTCGCGATCGCCGCCGTGCTGGTGCTGCTGTTCGCGACCTGGCGCCGCGGCCGCCAGCTCCTCAATCGCCGCCTTGCGTCCGAGACCATCCCCGTCGACGTGTTCCAGAGATCGACCGCGAAAGTGCATCGCGTGCGCGCCACCGCCGTCTATCTCACCTCGGACAAGGAGGGCGTGCCGCCGGCGCTGCTGCACAATCTCAAGAACAATCTCGTGCTGCATGAGCGCATTCTGCTGGTGACGATCGAGACGGCGCTCACCCCCGTCGTCGAGCCCGAGCGGCGCATGACAATCGAGGAGCTTGGCGGCGGATTTGCGCGCGTGGTCATCCTCTACGGATTCGCGGAAAGCCCCGACGTGCCCGCGGCGCTTGGCAAAGTCAGCGGCTTTGATCCGATGATGGCTGCCTATTTCCTCAGCCGGCAGACTTTGGTGCCGACGAGCAAGCCCGGCATGGCGCTGTGGCGCGAGCATCTGTTCGCGGCGATGGTGCGCAATTCGGAAACGCCCATGTCCTTCTTCAAGCTGCCGGTGAACAGGGTGGTGGAGTTGGGCAGTCAGGTCGAAATCTGACCTTTGAAATGCAACAAGGAAAACGATCGCGATGCCGCGGTGATCGATCGCACGGCTAACGCGCAGAAGATCACCATAGGCCGGGGACGCTGGCTCAGTACTGATTCAGCCCAAAAGCAACGATAGCCGACCACTATATCGGCGCATCGCGCTCCCTCCTGAATTTTTACGCCACCATGCTTAGACTACCAGACGCCCTCCGGCGCGCCCTCATGAATGAACGAATTGCACAATCGGTCTGGACGCTAACCCGCTGCGCCATCCGGCTCTCGTTTCTGCTCTGGATCGCGATCGCCGGGCGCGACCAAGCGACGCCTGTGGTGCAGCCGATCGCTTTCCTCTTCTGCGTCGCCTGCATCGGCGTCGCGATCATCAGGAAGGAGCGCCCTTTCTCGGCGACGCTCAATCACTGGGATGAAGCTGTGATCTTCGCGCTGATTTCGCACGCGGCGAAGCTCGTGAGATGAGCGGGGCGGCCTCGCCTCACTCGAATTGGGCGCTCACCTGCGCGCGATGATCGAAATCGACAACGAGAGTCTGACCCGGCGTCACCTGGAGCAGGCCGAAACAGCTTCCAACCGCGACCATCTCTCCGGCTTCGATCTGCCGCCCGCGCGCGGCAAGTTCGTCGCACAGCCATTGCACGGCGTTGAAGGGATGGCCCATCAGCTCGCCGCCGCGGCCCGTCATCAGCCTTGCGCCATTGATGGAGGCTTCGATCTCTACCGCCGCGAGATCGAGCGACCGCCAGTCGCCGATCGCGGGGCCAACAAAGGTTGCGACATTCAATCCGAAGTCAGCCATCGCCGTGCGCTGGTCGAGCGGGATTGATCCGTGCAGACGGCGTCCCACAAGCTGGATCACGGGTTGGCAGGTCACGATCGAGCCGGCGAGCGTTGGCGACATCTCGTCGCTCCGCGACGGGTATTCGCGCCCGAAGGTGAAGGCGAAGCCCGCGCCGGCGCCGAGAACGCCATAGGGCAGGCGATAGCGCTCTTCGCTCGATCTGATTTCATCTCCGCCGATCGGGCAGAACACGGGCGCATCGCAACCGATCGCACGGCGCGTGCGCATGTCCGCGCCATTGAGAGCATAGCCCCTGAGCTTGCCGTCGAAACTCTCGAGCGCCTCGGCCTGAATCTCTTCGGCGGCGGCCAGCGAGGAAATGTCGACGAGTTCGATCTCGCTCAGCGCGCCGAGCTTGCGGCAGCGCGCGAGTTCAGCGCCGATGGAAGGGAGCGTGTTCATCGCCCGACGTCGATCCCGCGTTCGCACGCCGCCGCTCTTTCGCGCGCGACTTCTCTTTCGGCGACAAGGCTCCCACCGCATGAAGAAAGTTGACGCAATCCTTCCAGTGCTCGGATTTCCCGGGGCAGGAGCGGCCGTGGGGCGCGGCGTAAACCGCGGCGACGGAGTCTGTGATCATCGCGTGAAATTCGGCTGCGCAGATCGGGCATCGCACGGTGACGGCGCGGAGTTCGCCGTTCACTCCTTCGGAGGGCGCTGCGGCGCGACCGGCCGGCGACTGGTTTCCGACTGGCCTGACGTTTGGCGCGGGAGCTTTGGAGCCTGCGTCAAGCGACGTCCATGCGCGAGGCAGTTGTCGCTGATCAGGGCGTTGAGTTGCGTGATGAGCCACATGAGAGTCTCCCGCCGGGCGGGCGGCGATTGCGCGCGATCCGGAGACGTCCGGACGCCGCCGATGATCTAGGCGCGTCGACATAGGGGCTCAATAAGGCGGATACGCCCGAGAAATAGGAATCTCATAGGAATCCGGCGCGCGAAGCTGAATTCGGTTGTCAGTCAGCGCGCTATCGCTGCGACCGCGCGCCTTGGAAAGCCTCGCTCCGGGGAGGATCGCGTCGAAGTCGCAGCGCGCGTCGCCACGTTCCTCAATGCGGCGAACGCGCGATCGAGCCTTTCCGCCGCGGCGCGCGAGACTGGCGCGAGCGGCAGTCGCACCTCTGCGCTCCAACCATGTGCGATCGCCAGCAGATGCTTGATAGCGGCGGGTTCGGTCTCCAGCGCCAGCGATTCCATCACGGGAGCGAGAAGCCGCTGGATTGCGTGCGCCTCTCGTTCGTCGCGACGACGACAGGCGGCGACGAGACTCGCGCATAAATCCGGCGCGACATTCGCGATGGATGACACCCAGCCTATTCCACCCGCGCCGCTGAAGGCGAGAGCGGCCGTGTCGCGGCCGCAGAGTTGAATGAAGCGGTTTCCGAACAGGCGAGCGATGTCAGATGCGCGCTCGGCGTCGCCCGCCATTTCGATGACGCCCGCGATCGAGGGAATCGCGGCGAGCCTCGTCATTGTCTCCAGTTTCACGTCGATCGCCGCGCGAGCGGGATCGTTGAGGATCAGCAGGGCTGAGTCGACTACGCGCGCGACCGCTTCGAAATGACGAAAGACGCCGTCCTGCGTGGGTTTGTTGTAATAGGGCGTCGTGATCGCGATCGCATCGGCGCCGCAGGCGCTCGCAGCC carries:
- the dapA gene encoding 4-hydroxy-tetrahydrodipicolinate synthase, with translation MDPIIARLRGLVTMAATPFTRNGIDEEKFAAFVEWQISAGADGIIVGGQTGEASTLTQAERERLLRTAVETGRKRAPIVGAVIANGTDHAVELAKAASACGADAIAITTPYYNKPTQDGVFRHFEAVARVVDSALLILNDPARAAIDVKLETMTRLAAIPSIAGVIEMAGDAERASDIARLFGNRFIQLCGRDTAALAFSGAGGIGWVSSIANVAPDLCASLVAACRRRDEREAHAIQRLLAPVMESLALETEPAAIKHLLAIAHGWSAEVRLPLAPVSRAAAERLDRAFAALRNVATRAATSTRSSPERGFPRRAVAAIAR